The Actinomycetes bacterium genomic interval TTAAGGAGGAATAATGCCCATATATAGTTATAAGTGTACCAGTTGCGGAAAAGTTTTTGATAAATTACAGAAACCTGGTGGAAACGGCAAAACTGAATGTGAATTTTGCGAAGGAGAAGCAATTAAGATATTTTCTCCTGTGGGAATAATATTTAAAGGTTCAGGTTTTTATAAAACTGATTATGGTTCAAAGTCAAAGACTTCTGCTACCAGCAGCGCCAAGCCTGAAACTGAAACAAAAAGCAAAGATACAAAAAAAGACACTGAAGCTTCTAAAAAAGAAGCAACCAAATCAGCCAAGTCTTCTGCTTAA includes:
- a CDS encoding FmdB family transcriptional regulator, giving the protein MPIYSYKCTSCGKVFDKLQKPGGNGKTECEFCEGEAIKIFSPVGIIFKGSGFYKTDYGSKSKTSATSSAKPETETKSKDTKKDTEASKKEATKSAKSSA